A stretch of the Danio rerio strain Tuebingen ecotype United States chromosome 18, GRCz12tu, whole genome shotgun sequence genome encodes the following:
- the LOC137488333 gene encoding V-set and immunoglobulin domain-containing protein 10-like 2 has translation MMQCHLQTHYTSLSLQRMKETIRGTPGQSFPEVCGTMGIARFFLLLSCFLLVFVQGLDIPDPDEIEYIRQQEEATVNGTVHLYCGSDVPTLFIWVFSRPGTERNEPLAYNYGQGSKLLSLASTLGEISLLTNTTTLVIEGVSEEAEGVYTCQALYDMDEPPKVRFYYTQLHLQDEEERSRGSGSPPPDSD, from the exons ATGATGCAGTGCCACCTCCAGACACACtatacctctctctctcttcagagAATGAAAGAAACCATACGAGGCACACCAGGCCAAT CATTTCCTGAAGTTTGTGGCACCATGGGGATCGCGCGATTCTTCCTCCTGCTCAGTTGCTTCCTCTTGGTTTTTGTACAAG GTCTAGACATCCCTGACCCGGATGAAATTGAGTACATCAGACAACAGGAAGAAGCGACAGTAAACGGCACTGTCCACCTTTATTGTGGATCTGATGTTCCCACACTGTTCATCTGGGTGTTCTCCCGGCCTGGCACAGAGAGAAATGAGCCTTTGGCATACAACTACGGCCAGGGGTCGAAACTCCTGTCCTTAGCCAGCACCCTTGGAGAGATTTCCTTGCTCACCAACACAACCACTCTTGTGATTGAAGGGGTTTCAGAAGAGGCTGAGGGGGTATACACTTGCCAGGCCCTATACGACATGGATGAACCGCCTAAGGTTAGGTTTTACTACACCCAGCTGCACCTGCAGGATGAAGAGGAGAGATCCAGGGGGTCGGGATCTCCACCACCGGACAGTGACTAA